The region CTCCAGTTCCAAGCCCTGcctacaaaagtacaaaactagGACAAACTTAATCGCATTTCACACGTAGTTGCACGTGTACCCACAAGAGGAAAGCAGATACTATAATCCCATAAGCAAAAACAATTGCGGCCAAAACGAATTATATCTCCTGCCAGTAAATCGCACTGTTGATATACATTTCcttttgtttgtaaacatggccaAGCTTTGATGTAAGAACTGCGTGTTAATTACAATGCGGGGCAAACTTAATCTCATTTAACAAATCACTACACATGTACTCAAGTGAGGAAAATTGATAATCCTCTGAGTAAAAACAAAATGGTGAAGAGAATGAGTAACAGGTGGAGGAGAGCCCAAAGCAGTCGGATTAAGTGATGGTTATGAATGGTAATAGGAGGATTCTGCCTGGACGCACCTGAATCTTTATCCCAAACAGGTGTGAGCACAGGTCAAACATACCACTCAGGACTCTGGAAAGGACAGAAAGAAAATGTGatgcatgatttttttataacaTACAAGAAGCATACACGATACAAATTAAAGTAACtggaagcaactggatagattttacaaaatccatccagttgcttgaataacttttgtattgtgtatcttatcccctggatgtctaaccttcatcgacatgcAAGAAGTATATGTTGATAGAATAAAATTGTTAAATGAAATAATAACAATCAACATTGCTCGTTCATATAATGCAATTGTTACAAGGAATCCTAGAAATATTTATATGTTGAATATTTCAGACTAGTAGatagacatacatgtgtattctcTGCATTGGTTTAGAAAGCTAATATCTCATACTGTATCTGTAAAGCGATGAATCTACAGcttttttcttgaaaaacatGAAATTCTTTGTCTCTGCATCACCCAATATTGAACCCTACACAGCCCAACAACAGACCTTCAATAGACATCAAACGACTGCACAATCACAATTCACCGTAAACAATGCTGTGATCAATGTCAGCACAGACACTGGTCTGTTCCGTCACATTACCGCTGACGGCCTTTATGTGCAGGTAAACGTGCAGAATAAACGGAAAATTAGCCTCAATGATCCAGATGTTTGCCCCTCGGCGTCTCTTTCGACCAACGGCTAAACATATTTTACACGGTGATTACATTTTACTGGACATAATGGAAACAGGTTAATGTGTGGTCATATCAGGGTGTGATTTTACCAAGCATTTTGGCCAaatgtttgtgtcttttgtgtgGAGCATGCAATACTGATGTTCTTTAGACAGAAAAATTAGACTACAAGAGCAGATTAGGCCATTACTGATAAAAACAGTTACACAAGTAATGTCATTAACAGCTTTAGTGTGCATTGAAAGAAAGAATTAACTGCAGCCTACAACTTTTATCTAAACTTTTCTAACAATCCCTTCTTTACTCAATATCTGTAAGTTCCACTTTTCATCCCAATTCTTGCATACAGTCAGTGACAAAAGTTGTTACGTGCATATTCACCCACAATTAAAGGTCAAGTATGTAAGGCAGACAATGCTAATTGTGCGTGTTTAAATTTTTGAAAGGCTTGGTAATTCAGTAATAGCTGTAATGGTCTGTGAGTAAGGAGACACCTACGTCAGACAAAAGCCCACTGTTCGTCATTTgtgagaaaaacaagtttaatgCCAGCGGGCATTGACACATTGCCAGTGATATTCATAACAGTTGCTACAGATTTTTCACAATGATTGTAAAAAGACAATAAGTTGCATTGAAAAGTGATGTTATATTGACTGTTTCAAGGGAAAATAAAGTGGCATACAAGATGGCACTTTGATTTGTAATAAGTCTCTACCCTTATTTCTTCCAGTGTTTTCTTCACGTCCAGGCGTATTTCAAAACCATTAGGTAACAACAATGCCCCTCCACCACACACATTCTACAAGCATCAACCCAGTATCTGCTAATGTTGGTGGGCATGCAGTGATCACCTTTCTTTGACAATGTGCTGACTTTTACTGTGGTTTCCTTAAAAAATGTaacaaggtacaatgtacatcaaaaGAAAGTAACACACCGCTTTATAACAGTCACTGTGAAACATGCTGatcaatctttttttctaaCCAATCAAATCTCGACTTCAGAAAAGGGTTTGGCAGAGGAAACATAACTTTTCATCTAATTTTGTCAGAGACATTTTGTGACCTTTCATTTATTTGTGTTGGTTAGAACATTTTGCAACTTTCCTTCAATTTTTGTACATACTTTTTATGATATAATAACATTCTTTTTAGGTACACATTTTGTTATGGGCATTTTTACATCTTACTCAACAGCAGACAAAGTAAATAAACCAACCTTTCCAGTGGGAAATAGGGACGGAGCTCTTCTTCACTaaagctgcagggaaaaaaGAACAATCATGTTACAAGACAATAATGCAAACCTCACAAgtgcacaatgtacatgtatgtagaacaGAAATATCAAAAGCGCCATCTATCTATGAAGGGCAGTATGACAGTTATTGATTCATTAAAGTTAAACTAGAATTTCATGACCTTGTTGACAAATGATGTTAAACATTAAGATTGACGTAATCTAAAGGTTTCTCATTGaatatgcaaacaaggtcttcatttgcataaatcatatcaatcATATCAACATATTCAGGTAGTCCAATGTAAGGAAGTCTCATCTAAGCAAAAGAGGCCATTGTATAGCCTTTTCTatccattatgcaaatcaggaagatttgtatgatttttgtgTAATGATGCTCACTTTTACCTGACTTCCAAACTCCACAAGTATGAAAGTCCGCTGTCATTTTTCCACAATGGTATTATggtactttctcattaattatggaaaTCATTGAAATGTATCAATGTTCCATTCTTCATCAGTTACATACACTATATATCAGgttgaaagttctgctgcagtaccatatgGATCAGACAGGAGGTCCATAATCAAACTTTTCCTTTGCTTTGCAGACACCTacccagatacatgtaccaaatatcatactaGGGGGAGATACTATTTcacaaaagtgcagtttttgctgaaatacgcaccAGTCCTAGAAATATGGGGGTGGTCTATctgtatatgaaaatgtaaattttgtaattttttcaatatcaacccccctgtacataccccctgaagtttgtaccatgactatgtactaaactagtataaaggtatgctagcaaacataATTAATGCCTTAAAAAGTGTTTGAGGTAAGAAGACATTAAAGTGAATATCTGAACCGCAAATCTATTCTCCATGCAGATATAGACTATTCCCAAATcacccccattgcaaaaatTGACTAGTCTCATTAGaacaattagatttttgtgGTTAGATAGACCATATCCATATTTTGAATTGCGTATTTCATAAAGTTGGAATTAAAAATTCTGTGACTGTCTTGATTTCCAAGTTTCACAGTTTCAATCCTCATACAATCCTCATACAGAGTCTTGTTGGTTCAAGTTATGAAATAAGttaacataatttcaccagaCTGTATATTGCCCATCACTGCAACTAGAACATGTCTAACTCTCTCCGGAAGCAaaagaattttatccagttatagagtttgaattgtcttttagTGGTATTCAGTATCTCTCCATGAAAGAAACCAAGCAACTCAAAAGCCCCACCTATCAATCTTAGATAgtactgcaaattcatgcaaCTTCAGGTACATATACTTTTTTAGCAGAAACAGTGTAGTATTTGCCATATGGGGATTACTATTGTACAACAATTTGACGCAGTAACAATTAAGTAGGGGGCACTGGAGAAATACGTAAGATGGATATGCTTGGCTTTAGGATAAAATCTACAAAGTTTTCAGAATGTTTTAATATTGCGAAGGTCGGTATTAAGAGCTTGTTTACATCCGTGACAGTCTTGGATGTATAGAAAAAGTGCAGTGTCatctgcatatacatgtagcagaacTTGTCCATGTGACATATAATCATTAATTGCATAAACAAGAGTCACCCAAGGACAGGCAGAGTCACCTAAGGACAACTTTGGGGCACTCCCACAGAAATTTCCAGAAGGTCACTTTTAAATGGCACTCTGCTGAGAACAACAGAATTGCAGCTGATAGGCAGTTGTGTAATAAGGTGCATTAATACACAAACTGGAAAAACTGAACATTCCAAATTATACAGTCTGAAAGCCGACATATTCCTACatcacacagcacagtttactgCCTCTCATATAAGACTTTCTACTCAGTATTCAAAAATTTTGTCTGAACTAAATATCCAGCACGTCCTAGACCCCAGGGTCATAGATAAATACTGTGTTTTGCTACCTTGACAGACGAGTTGTTGTAACTGGAACATCACATGATCACTATGCCACCACACCCTACCACAAACAAAGCAACTAAAAGGTAAGTctacatattttgtacattgttcaCATAAATTACCATCTTGTTTCATATTGTTTAAGATTGTGGTTCCTTCACCTGCCCTTCAATCTGTTTACTTTTATTTGAATTCCACCACATGGTCTCTGACATTTCTGTGCACTACAAATTACAGAAAAATATCTGTGATAGGTTCAGCTGAGGACACATGTAATGGAGTATTACCTGCCTAATGTCACAGATTTATTCGAAACGCCATTTTCCTTACAAACATGCTGACAGAGTgcaatgtttaacccatggaaAGACATATCAGCTCTTCTCGTTCTACAAAGaacaatgcatggtctgtaactttTTCTATGCCTGTTTAACACCCTGTGAGCATGCAGTTAAAACTAAGGTCTATGTTGAAGAACTGTGCTATTGTCATTCACTGgtcagtctttctccttctagtgAGCTCCAATACAAAAACATAGACAAAAATTTTCCCAATAATACTAAGACTGGTGGCAAAAGTAGTAATTTACACAAAGCAGACGGCATTGGGTAGAGCATGTCACATGTACTTGAAATCTTCCCTTTCTggaacttaaaaaagaaaacaaaaacacaatcataTTCACTCTGGAACCTACAAAAGACCTCTGTAATCCAGATAACCTGACCATTTACTATGGGCTGGAATCAGAGCCTGTGTGCAGGATAACACATGGAGTAGATATGCAAGGGTCAGGTGATGAAACTGGCTGAAGAAACATTGTCTTCAACCCATGCCATCTGCCTGTAACATTACATGCTTGCTTTCCAGGAAAGAGACTGCACCTGCAACAGCCTTtgcatcaccatggcaaccaggatgtgggttaccatggcaacaagaagGTCTCCCAGCAATGGCCTTCTTCTGTTACCAAGGGGGGCACTTCAGCCTAGCAACACAGGCTCTCTAAAAACCAAAGCCTCAAAATACACTGCAGCCCCATTCACAACAAACTCATACATCTTTGATAACAAGAGGTTCTTCCCTTTCACAACCAGCCATGGTTTCCATGGAAACAGATGCCAtcatgttaccatggcaacagataaAGATCCCTACCATTCCAGGCTGTCTAATGTGTTTGAGATCCGGTCAAGGCCAGATCCAGTCGTCTGGGGAGACGATGACAAAACAGGGCCGTTTTCAAGGCAAGAACTGGAGTTTTACAGAACCAATGGGTACATCAAGGTGGAAGGGCTTTTTGATGTCGATGAAATCCAAACATACTGTGAAAAATTCACAACAGGGAAAGATGAGTTAGAGGAAGACATCAAATCAAACGAGGAGTTCATCACCACAGACAACTATACCTGCGTGACGGAACCGGGATCCACCAAAATCAGATCCATCTACAGTCCACACAAGTTTCTGCCAGCAGCCAATCAGCTGTGCAGAGACAGGAGGCTGCTGGGAAGGGTGCGACAGATTCTCAACAGCGACGTGTACATGCACCACACCAGGCTCAACTTCAAACAGCAGTTCAAGGGCACAGGTTTCTACTGGCACTCCGACTTTGAGACATGGCACACCGAGGACGGCATGCCGAGGCCACGATGCCTGACCTGTATGGTTCTCATGACTAGAAACCTGCCACAGAATGGGGCTCTTATGGTCATACCTGGTACGAATTCTCCGCACTAGGCATATCTATACTATAGACTATAGTGTAAAAAGAGGGAACAGAATTCATATGTTGGACCTTACAACCCCAAATTCTTTTCACTGTTAAAACCAACCCCTTTGTATGGGCAGGACCTGTGTAGCTTGGAGTTGGAGAGATTACGATGAAAAAAGATCCACTGGATTAGCTGAAGAACTCCATTACACTATCTACATGATTCATCCCAAACCTTCAAATCTGTCCAAAATCTACCAGAGGGGAGTTTCAAAGGCCCAACATGCAAATTTTGTTTCCTCTTCTCTCTTGTGGTGTCTAATATCAGTGTCTCTTCCCTACATGCAAACTAAATCATCCTCCGATAGATATTAAATATGGAACCTCAGAGTTCATTTGAATGTCTGACATTGTCTGCCAACACTTACATTGATCACACAAAAGAAAGCTCTAAAGCTTACCTGtatgcacctaattttgacTTCATTTTCTGTAATCAACCCTTCATGCAGGTTCTCATAGACATTACATATCATGTGCCGGTCCCACCCCTGACAACCACTGGATCA is a window of Branchiostoma lanceolatum isolate klBraLanc5 chromosome 8, klBraLanc5.hap2, whole genome shotgun sequence DNA encoding:
- the LOC136439636 gene encoding ectoine dioxygenase-like codes for the protein MLAFQERDCTCNSLCITMATRMWVTMATRRSPSNGLLLLPRGALQPSNTGSLKTKASKYTAAPFTTNSYIFDNKRFFPFTTSHGFHGNRCHHVTMATDKDPYHSRLSNVFEIRSRPDPVVWGDDDKTGPFSRQELEFYRTNGYIKVEGLFDVDEIQTYCEKFTTGKDELEEDIKSNEEFITTDNYTCVTEPGSTKIRSIYSPHKFLPAANQLCRDRRLLGRVRQILNSDVYMHHTRLNFKQQFKGTGFYWHSDFETWHTEDGMPRPRCLTCMVLMTRNLPQNGALMVIPGSHRHYISCAGPTPDNHWISSLQDRYIGIPNQEALSQMVKEGGIHYCTGEAGSVFFFDCNLLHGSQANFSPWDRMNFFLVYNSVDNKLVPPFGPPKPRPETLGTRDPAWVQPITPLEKPTEE